The proteins below come from a single Drosophila miranda strain MSH22 chromosome Y unlocalized genomic scaffold, D.miranda_PacBio2.1 Contig_Y1_pilon, whole genome shotgun sequence genomic window:
- the LOC108158819 gene encoding prominin-like protein produces MSPYTIEPPWTRRPQPWPPIVQVGLEHFELLRAKNIYDIDNLLNKEIFVEDFEDPPVFTGDLTTLKLILEEDKVHLNKMRAGNLSEYHSILYSEHLCTKFIHTDYSILTTKTREFAYEINTRYLKGFPACLAYYLASSDLAKYDEYLVVPLTNAVNKALKKVNEIDSLILYDNNNFGNSIGVLMDAVQRSEDFIRYKGNSYINKLAHNLSISVNLQLQEYIERVISEVNNNVGHCQPLAYIYSQSAYLICERLVDPINAFAMATLLCCMFLLPVLPVAHRLMCMYLKICPSPIVTQLAAAAAAAEAAESAKCPVCTGPPVWLGPATSWPQDHRGTSGLPASEELSTIRSEQQT; encoded by the exons atgtctccatacaccatcgagccgcCCTGGacgcgtcgccctcagccctggccacctatcgttcaggtgggactggaacactTTGAGCTGCTGAGAGCGAAGAATATTTACGATATAGACAACTTGTTAAACAAGGAAATATTCGTCGAAGATTTTGAAGACCCACCAGTGTTCACTGGGGACTTAACCACGCTGAAACTGATCCTGGAAGAAGATAAAGTACACCTCAATAAAAtgcgtgcaggcaatttgtccGAATACCACAGCATCTTATACAGCGAGCATCTTTGCACAAAATTTATCCATACGGATTACTCCATACTAACGACCAAAACGAGAGAATTTGCTTATGAAATAAACACAAGATATCTTAAAGGGTTTCCAGCCTGCCTTGCCTACTACTTGGCTAGCTCAGATCTAGCTAAGTACGACGAATATTTAGTGGTACCATTGACGAATGCCGTGAACAAAGCATTGAAAAAAGTAAATGAAATTGATAGCCTTATTCTATACGACAACAATAACTTTGGCAACTCCATTGGAGTACTGATGGACGCGGTGCAAAGATCCGAGGACTTTATTAGATATAAAGGCAACAGTTACATCAACAAACTGGCCCACAACCTTTCGATTTCAGTCAACCTTCAGCTTCAAGAATATATCGAAAGAGTTATCTCGGAAGTGAACAACAACGTTGGACATTGTCAGCCCCTCGCGTACATTTACAGTCAAAGCGCTTACTTAATTTGTGAACGCCTAGTGGATCCAATA AACGCATTTGCTATGGCCACCCTTCTTTGCTGCATGTTTCTCCTGCCTGTATTGCCGGTAGCCCATCGTCTGATGTGCATGTACCTCAAAATCTGTCCCTCTCCGATTGTCACTCAActagcagcagctgcagcagcagcagaagctgcAGAATCAGCAAA ATGTCCAGTATGCACAGGGCCGCCGGTCTGGCTAGGGCCGGCGACTAGTTGGCCACAAGATCATCGGGGCACGTCTGGGCTCCCAGCTTCAGAGGAGTTGAGCACCATCCGTAGCGAACAGCAAACGTAA
- the LOC117190673 gene encoding lissencephaly-1 homolog, whose translation MKMVLSQRQREELNQAIADYLGSNGYGDSLETFRKEADVSTEAEKKFGGLLEKKWTSVIRLQKKVMELEAKLTEAEKEVIEGAPTKNKRTPGEWIPRPPEKYSLTGHRASITRVIFHPIFGLMVSASEDATIKIWDFETGEYERSLKGHTDSVQDVSFDSQGKLLASCSADLSIKLWDFQQSYECVKTMHGHDHNVSSVAFVPAGDYVLSASRDRTIKMWEVATGYCVKTYTGHREWVRMVRVHIEGSIFATCSNDHTIRVWLTNSKDCKVELRDHEHTVECIAWAPEAAASAINEAAGADNKKGHHQGPFLASGSRDKTIRIWDVSVGLCLLTLNGHDNWVRGLAFHPGGKYLVSASDAKTIRVWDLRNKRCMKTLYAHQHFCTSIDFHKAHPYVISGSVDQTVKVWECR comes from the exons ATGAAAATGGTGTTGTCGCAGCGGCAGCGCGAGGAGCT TAACCAAGCGATTGCCGATTATCTAGGCTCAAATGGCTACGGCGACTCACTTGAGACCTTTCGCAAGGAGGCCGATGTCAGCACAGAGGCAGAGAAGAAGTTTGGCGGTCTACTGGAGAAGAAGTGGACATCGGTCATACGGTTACAGAAGAAAGTAATGGAACTAGAGGCTAAGCTTACCGAAGCTGAGAAGGAGGTTATCGAGGGGGCGCCCACAAAGAACAAACGCACTCCCGGCGAATGGATACCTCGCCCACCAGAAAAGTACTCTCTGACTGGTCATCGAGCCAGCATAACGAGG GTTATATTTCACCCAATTTTTGGCCTCATGGTTTCAGCATCGGAAGATGCCACCATTAAGATTTGGGATTTTGAAACTGGCGAGTATGAGCGTAGTCTAAAAGGACATACCGACTCTGTGCAGGACGTGTCATTCGATTCTCAGGGCAAGCTCTTGG CTTCCTGCAGCGCTGACTTGTCCATTAAGTTGTGGGATTTCCAGCAGAGCTACGAATGTGTTAAAACAATGCATGGTCACGATCACAATGTATCATCGGTGGCCTTTGTGCCCGCTGGCGACTATGTTCTGTCTGCTTCACGTGATCGAACCATCAAAATGTGGGAGGTGGCCACCGG ATACTGCGTGAAGACATATACAGGCCATAGGGAGTGGGTACGAATGGTGCGAGTGCACATTGAAGGCAGCATCTTTGCCACATGCTCAAATGATCACACAATACGTGTTTGGCTGACGAATTCAAAAGACTGCAAG GTTGAATTACGCGATCATGAGCACACCGTGGAGTGCATTGCCTGGGCTCCGGAAGCCGCAGCATCAGCAATAAACGAAGCAGCCGGAGCGGACAACAAGAAAGGTCACCACCAGGGCCCATTCCTTGCATCCGGTTCTCGAGATAAAACTATACGAATTTGGGATGTGAGCGTCGGACTGTGCCTGCTCACGCTGAATGGCCATGACAATTGGGTGCGTGGCTTGGCATTCCATCCGGGTGGCAAGTATTTGGTGTCGGCCAGTGATGCCAAGACCATCAGGGTCTGGGACTTGCGGAACAAGCGATGCATGAAGACGCTCTACGCACATCAGCATTTCTGCACCTCCATAG ATTTTCACAAGGCGCATCCGTACGTCATCAGCGGCAGTGTGGATCAAACAGTTAAGGTCTGGGAGTGTCGTTAA